The window TGTATCACAAtaccccagggagccggtcggccgagtggacagcacgctggacttgtgatcctggcttcgatcccaggcgccggcgagaaacaatgggcagagtttctttcaccctatgcccctgttacctagcagtaaaataggtacctgggtgttagtcagctgtcacgggctgcttcctgggggtggaggcctggtcgaggaccgggccgcggggacactaaagccccgaaatcatctcaagataacaccagTATCATTCCCCGCTCCTTAAACTAAGATTGGAAGCAACAGGTCAATATTTTGGGCGATTAGAAATAACTGAATACAAGAATATGTCTTTCAACAGTTGCAAAGCATTATCTTCCTTGCCTTAGTCGAGCTCCAGCTCTGTGACCCGCCTCTCAATCACCTCTGATGCACCCTGCAGCCAAATCTCGATTTCCATTCCGggaaaaaaaaaatgcagtcgcTTTACCTTACCAGCAACGTACgaccccaagcaacccacctaacctatcgaggacgATGCCTAGAAAACGTTAATATTCCGGTGGTTGAAAATGTATAATTAGGTCGCATTTGTAACGGAGTAGTCGAGGGGAGGATGAGCCCTTGTAAATCTCTGGTGAGTGAGCTCAAGGCTAGACTCCTAAGGCGGGGTTGTGGGTTAAGGTCACTGTTGTTACAGGAAGACAccctgtgggggtgtggggggctaCACCccctggtagtgtgggggtgtggggagctACACCCCCCATGGGTTAAGGGAGAGTGGGAAGGATACAGtaagagagagggagacacacacagtaCAAAACCCGGGTACAGTCGAACAATAAAATTTCTTACAGATGAAAATAACAGGAGCGGAAGCGGGTAATAgtaccaccccccttcccctctccccctctagtGCAGGAGAGTGTCTTACGGgaggggtgtaggggaggggttgtaggggaggggggtgtaggggaggggttgtaggggagggggtgtgggggagggggtgtaggggaggggttgtaggggaggggggtgtgggtgagggggtgtaggggaggagggtgtgggggagggggtgtgggggaggggggtatagACCGGGAAGTAACTGTACGTTCCCTCACAGACTGGCATCACGAACCACCTGTTAACAGCCCTGGGAACCAGTCATTGATTACCACCTTCAGGTGTAACGGAaaagctctctctgtctctgtctctgtgtatctctgtgtgtgtgtctctctctccacgATAACAATCCTGTGTACACCACTTACGAGGCCCCGTGACCCCAACCATCACAggagtacctggattgtacctgaacCTTATGGTCGAGTGTATCTACCATGTATATATTATGATGCCTCTCTCGTCTCCTCCTCTCTTGAGAGAGGAGAAATTTTTGAGAGCTCCGAGACTGGTCCGGTTATCTAGATGCTTTATTTTGTGATTGCGTGAGGTGTATGTTTAGTAGCcgcacgtgcgtgcgtgtgcgtgcgtgtcccttctccctccctccctctctccctcctaagCCTCTCACTCCCTAGCGTCACTGTTCAACACATACAGTGAACACAGACTGCAAGAACTGGCGCAGTGTACGCCATACATCATCagaagggcgcctgacagctgggtggacagcacttcgaattcgtagtcctgaagttccgggttcgagccccggtggaggtggagacaaatgggcaaaaatgtttatttcacccctgatgtccctgttcacctagcagtaaataggtacctgggaattagacagctgctacgggctgcttcctgggagtgtgtaacaaaaaggaggcctggtcgaggaccgggccgcggggacgctaagccccgaaatcacctcaagataaccgttatAAACCTGGCCTAAATATGCACCAGAGTTCAATTGGAAcaaaagttgttgttgttgtttaagaatcGCTAcctgtgtaacggggggtgggggaaatggctctatcttgtccattattccaccccccagttaactaacgaggccgggggaaacagctctctctagtccgttatcccgtccccagttagctaactattctagagcacctccagagttcctaaggcaacctctctcgttcaacaccttgtaacctaggtatttgactacctaggtgctaagactacaaggcgccgtaacttgatcagttacccgaaactctagagagaactctagaatacagaatcattgccacaaacgtaaagggaaaacgaaaggaaagaaatgaatagtgaagtaattagtgagggtttggggtaagaggtagggaggtgggaggagcgaggagggtcattagctgaaagtgagagtttagagaggggtggagggagaggaatagataggtagtagtagaagagtagaaagtagacgtagaagagtagatagtagaagacgaaatgctgccaccatccattcatgatcattacatacaagacaaggaatggaacttgcctgtatcacaaaattctcaaaagatgttatcaagagatcattattagtatggtcccatctttatcatgtactcattctaaaccatgaaaccagtaactacagaggctttctcatctcaactcaaaatctctagggaacaaagttaaacacaatttaaataataaattcataattatatttcacatgaagtatcataatttagcaattcaattaaaatgttccagtttaatatttaaagtgagtcatcctccaagaatctgagaaccctacaacttgactgcccctgatcatcacacaacatatgtaaacacgaccaagtcacctaaatgttcactcaccgaggactgagtctaagttgaatagagagggggggggggggtctgcaattttcaggcagcgtcaccccccgtctggtgacggcctatctcgacggctggcctctgctctgctccgctggccggtctcctattgcttttctgctcgatagctctccgagtttatattggggaacctagtagctaactccgcccataagtagatagcctccggcactctaccaagccactccttaaacgtcggcatgtttgaaggctacccggctccaattaagagcttagcggaagcaaggtgaaattctcatgatctgacctcaggtcacttggggtcgttaacggttagaggtgtgagatctcaggcagacaactggcgcctctccgatccttgtctgtgactcgtgtactctatatatattttaaataaactaacccaaacacttttacagtgttacacctggagtaagaagttccaagtagcacgggctatggcgagcccgtagcaaACCGGAATGACAGAGCTAACGAGGAAAATGAACTGAAGGTcgtgacaccagctgtcactgAGCGCTGGAGGGCAAGTTGTACCTTGAAGGAAGACTGTGGGGTTGTTGAGACctcggggggagggggtaggtagGGATGGGTAGGCAGGGATGGGTAGgctagggagggggtggggggaggggtagcCAGGGATAGGGGGGGGGCCAAGTGCCAAAAGCAGTCAATAAGACAGTTAATGACTCCTAACTGCTTTTAACTAACTAACTTTAACTAACAggccaaggaggcctggtcgaggaccgggccgcggggacactaaagccccgaaatcatctcaagataacctcaagaagatacaggACAGTATTGGCCAGCATTACCTCTGAGttgcctggattgtacctggatggtgttctaggagttgttctactcccccaagcccggcccggggccaggcttggctGGCGTGAATTAAGTCAAGAGGACGGCACATTTCTACCCAAACGGTTGAGCCATATGACAATGTGAGCCCCAACCTTGGTTGACGCAAAACTCACCAATGGCTTCCTATCAAGCCTTTTATATTCATGTGAATGGCTCAGGGCGTGTTCATCCGGCCGACCTGGACACTGCTACACATATGTTGGCAGTgtggctctctctcctctcatagCTCCCTCTATAGAGGGCTCTAGCGCTCTCTAGGTCTCTAGAGCGCTCTAGGTCTCTCTAGAGCGCTCTAGGTCTCTCCAGAGCGCTCTAGGTCTCTCCAGAGCGCTCTAGGTCTCTCTAGAGCGCTCTAGGTCTCTCTAGAGCGCTCTAGGTCTCTCTAGAGCGCTCTAGGTCTCTCTAGAGCGCTCTAGGTCTCTCTAGAGCGCTCTAGGTCTCTCCAGAGCGCTCTAGGTCTCTCCAGAGCGCTCTAGGTCTCTCCAGAGCGCTCTAGGTCTCTCTAGAGCGCTCTAGGTCTCTCTAGAGCGCTCTAGGTCTCTCCAGAGCGCTCTAGGTCTCTCCAGAGCGCTCTAGGTCTCTCTAGAGCGCTCTAGGTCTCTCTAGAGCGCTCTAGGTCTCTCTCTTACAAGGGAATGAGAGCCCCCGAGGTAAGGCCAAGAGATCAACACGCTGATACAGACAAAGATGATCCCACTATCATAGGTATAACGGCGGGTAGGCAGCCTGGTGGCAACGTAGTCCTCGGAGctctggttcgattcccggccgaggcagaaatcaGGTGTGTTTCATCTGATggttctgtttacctagcagtaaataggtacctgggagttagacagctgctaaaggctgcattagACAAGCGACGGTtagaaagacgggatccaagagtaTCCTGTAGGCACgcaaagaacacacacacacgcacgcacacgcacgcacgcacacgcacgcacgcacgcacgcacacacacgcacgcacacacacgcacgcacacgcacgcgcacacacacacgtacgtgcgATCCTgtataatttatgtatatatattaaggaTTTAAAGCCTTTGTATTCAAGATAAAACCTCTTAAACAACTGCTAAGACACTTGATCAATCAGACTGTGGTTCCCGAGTCGCTGGacgtaaaaacaacaacaacaacaacaataatgtaATTGATCAACCAGGCAGTTGAGAGACTTAGTCACACCTGTGGCTGGTAattaccttcccaccaccaccacaagactGGTTAACGGCACTGGTAATGGTGGTAgccaggttggtggtggtggtggtggtggtggtaggcaggTAGGGGTGTAATAATAATCATCGTGCCCGTCACAACAGACGtgttgatcactacttacaacccAAGTCTCTATATAGGGATAACAACACAGTATGTTGATCTGTGCTGGCTTCAAGTTGCCTCTTCATCTCGCATTATATATCGTATACCCGACCTTCCAGAAAGGGGGATACGATTAATAGTGGTATAGTGTAAACCGCTGTTGTATTGGGGGTATTACCAGCGCGGGAGACCTATGGTAAACTTTTTGCTGTAGACCGCGGAGGGGTAATTAAAGGCAATAGGGGGTTGTAAACTATCATTTATCGTAGGGAAATTCCATGTGCCAGGGAAGTTCTGAGAagcgagggttatcttgaggttatcttgagatgatttcggggctttttagtgtccccgcggcccggtcctcgaccaggcctccacccccaggaagcagcccgtgacagctgagtaacacccaggtatctattttactgctaggtaacaggggcatagggtgaaagaagctctgcccattgtttctcgccggcgcctggggatcgaacccaggaccacaggatcacaagtccagcgtgctgtccgctcggccgaccgactccctaagGGTTCTGTCGAGGTCGACATTGCTTCAAGCAATTACTTGGTTGGGGCAAAAAAAAATGTACTGTTAATCTAACCAGAAATATATGACAGTCCACTAACCTATCCATTCCTTGATATGGATAACTATTTGCATTTAATATTGGCCTGGGCAGCTACCCTGCCGGCAGGCtcgcatatccactacagcctggttggtccggcacttcctgcAAGAGGTTGTCTAAATGCTTCTTGAAGACTTTCACtttcgttccggcaatatttctaatgcttgctgggagggtgttcaacagccgtggacctctgatgttcagtgttctctgattgtgcctatggcacctctactcttcactggttctattctacatttccttccgtaccttttgctccagtatgttgttattctactgtgcaaatttgggacctggccctccagtatcttccatgtatatattatttgatacctttcttatcttctttccaaagagtacattttgagagctttgagacgatcccaataatttagatgttttacagtTTCTATGCGTGCccaatatgttctctgtattccctctaattcagagatctctcctgctctgaagggggaagtgagtaccgagcaatactcaagacgggacagcatcaGTGagttaaatagtattagcattgctgtgagGTCTCTAGATGTGAACGTTCTCAAAATACATCTTATCATtttctttcctccctcccccccccctctctctctctctctcctgttgccacataagcaacaggagagggggggggggcccacaTACCGTGACAACGTCCATTGACCTTTCCTGCTCTTTATCATATTATTTCCCCCTTCCCAcacccttccttcctctctctctctctctctctctctctctctctctctctctctctctctctctctctctctctctctctctctctctctctctctctctctaataacaAGTGGAAATACATATACGACACAGAGGAGACGAGAGAACAGCTGCCACACATGAACAGGGGCCACACATGAACAGGGGCCACACATGAACAGGAGCCACACATGAACAGGGGCCACACATGAACAGGGGCCACACATGAACAGGAGCCACACATGAACAGGGGCCACACATGAACAGGGCCACACATGAACAGGAGCCACACATGAACAGGGGCCACACATGAACAGGGCCACACACATGAACAGGGGCCACACATGAACAGGGGCCACACATGAACAGGAGCCACACATGAACAGGGGCCACACATGAACAGGGGCCACACATGAACAGGGGCCACACATGAACAGGGGCCACACACAtgaacaggagccacacacatgaACAGGGCCACACACAtgaacaggagccacacacatgaACAGGGGCCACACACAtgaacaggagccacacacatgaacaggagccacacacatgaACAGGGGCCACACACAtgaacaggagccacacacatgaacaggagccacacacatgaACAGGGGCCACACACATGAACAGGAGCCACACATGTGCTCACTTAACTTGCCAAATGAACCTGAGAAGTGCAAGGGTGAGCCAGAGgaagtgtgggggtgggggggtgtgggggtgagtgtgtgtggggggagagaacaCCCATCACCCATCCTGAGGCCAACAAGGGCACGCGGTATATCCTAAGTTAAGGGGGTAATGGGTAATTTACAATACAATTACGCGTTCCTCAATTACCAATTAACGCGTATAGTGGTTGTGCAATGACGGCCGGCCTCGACCCGTCCTCTAACACGTCGCATTTGTGACGTAcgcgaccaatccgttaaaaaataCGATGGATTAGTCAGAATTAAAGCACCGCGATACTGACGTATCCTTACATGGGGTTCCCTTAACTTCCCTACGTTTCTGGATGGGCAAAACCGTTGCCTTTTTGACGGAGTGGCAACGCGAGAGAGACAAAGTTGCCATGACCAATGACAAGGCCCACGAGGGGTGCCTGGCAAGGTGGTGGGCGGACAGGTGAGCCAAGGTGGACGGACAGGTGAGCCAATGTAGGTGGACAGGTGAGCCAAGGTGGGCGGACAGGTGGgccaaggtgggcgggcaggtgaGCCAAGGTGGGCGGACAGGTGAGCCAAGGTGGGCGGACAGGTGAGCCAAGGTGGGCGGACAGGTGAgccaaggtgggcgggcaggtgaGCCAAGGTGGGCGGACAGGTGAGCCAAGGTGGGCGGACAGGTGAGCCAAGGTGGGCGGACAGGTGAgccaaggtgggcgggcaggtgaGCCAAGGTGGGCGGACAGGTGAGCCAAGGTGGGCGGACAGGTGAGCCAAGGTGGGCGGACAGGTGAGCCAAGGTGGGCGGACAGGTGAGCCAAGGTGGGCGGACAGGTGAgccaaggtgggcgggcaggtgaGCCAAGGTGGGCGGACAGGTGAGCCAAGGTGGGCGGACAGGTGAgccaaggtgggcgggcaggtgaGCCAAGGTGGGCGGACAGGTGAGCCAAGGTGGGCGGACAGGTGGgccaaggtgggcgggcaggtgaGCCAAGGTGGGCGGACAGGTGAGCCAAGGTGGGCGGACAGGTGAGCCAAGGTGGGCGGACAGGTGAGCCAAGGTGGGCGGACAGGTGAgccaaggtgggcgggcaggtgaGCCAAGGTGGGCGGACAGGTGAGCCAAGGTGGGCGGACAGGTGAgccaaggtgggcgggcaggtgaGCCAAGGTGGGCGGACAGGTGAGCCAAGGTGGGCGGACAGGTGAGCCAAGGTGGGCGGACAGGTGGgccaaggtgggcgggcaggtgaGCCAAGGTGGGCGGACAGGTGAGCCAAGGTGGGCGGACAGGTGAGCCAAGGTGGGCGGACAGGTGAGCCAAGGTGGGCGGACAGGTGAgccaaggtgggcgggcaggtgaGCCAAGGTGGGCGGACAGGTGAGCCAAGGTGGGCGGACAGGTGAgccaaggtgggcgggcaggtgaGCCAAGGTGGGCGGACAGGTGAGCCAAGGTGGGCGGACAGGTGAGCCAAGGTGGGCCTCCTGGAAGCTAACCACAACAGAGCAATTATCCACGAGCTACGTCTCACGCCACAAGGTAGCCGAGCACCTTATGAACACACCAACCCTGGCCTCCATTATAGACACCCCCTCCAGGGACGAGGGACACCCTGGGGACACCCTAGGGACAGcctacagtggcggcggcggctgctcCACGCCTCAGGGGcggtgtggaggtggaggagacGGCCATAGAGGCGGGGCCGGGAACTGTAGTCACCACATTACCATGTTataggatggagggggggggggagctccaGTGACCACTTGGCTCCGCCCGCACGCCCACACAAGGCCACCTCACTCTCACACCCACAAACAGCTCgatccgacacacacacacacgcaaggagccggtggccgagcggacagcacgctgggcacatgatcctgtggtcccgggttcgattccgggcgagaaacgatgggtagagt is drawn from Procambarus clarkii isolate CNS0578487 chromosome 90, FALCON_Pclarkii_2.0, whole genome shotgun sequence and contains these coding sequences:
- the LOC138359402 gene encoding uncharacterized protein; translation: MWASSRSKQQPVGPSNHKSSLALRPCSGVTEELQKPSTASRRPTLAHLSAHLGSPVRPPWLTCPPTLAHLSAHLGSPVRPPWLTCPPTLAHLSAHLGSPVRPPWLTCPPTLAHLSAHLGSPARPPWPTCPPTLAHLSAHLGSPVRPPWLTCPPTLAHLSAHLGSPVRPPWLTCPPTLAHLSAHLGSPVRPPWLTCPPTLAHLSAHLGSPARPPWPTCPPTLAHLSAHLGSPARPPWLTCPPTLAHLSAHLGSPARPPWLTCPPTLAHLSAHLGSPVRPPWLTCPPTLAHLSAHLGSPARPPWLTCPPTLAHLSAHLGSPVRPPWLTCPPTLAHLSAHLGSPVRPPWLTCPPTLAHLPAHLGPPVRPPWLTCPPTLAHLSVHLGSPVRPPPCQAPLVGLVIGHGNFVSLALPLRQKGNGFAHPET